The Lepus europaeus isolate LE1 chromosome 5, mLepTim1.pri, whole genome shotgun sequence genome includes the window ctctctcactgcctaactctgtctgtcaaaaaaaaaaaaaaaaaaaaaaaagatgcagcttaggacacccacatccctcctCAGAGTGGCCAATCCCAGGGCCAGCTTTGCTTCCGTTCCAATTTCCTGCCAGTGCgtaccctgggaaggcagcaggtgatggttcaagcacttgggttcctgccaccctcctaggagacccagatagaggtccaggctcctggcttcagcctagcccagccctggctattgtgagcctctggggagtaaaccagcagatggaagatctctgtctttctgcctttcaaataaaatgaaaataaacgatAAAAAAGGTTTCAAGCAGGAAAGTGGACAACCTCAGAAAGTGGCTCCCTAAGATCTACATTTGAGTGTCTGCTCTAAGAGCTAGAACATCTTAGTCAGCTCAGTCCCACCAAGCCCTGCCTCCTCACCCATGAGGGAACttggaaaagtttgtggaaaatggaatgaaaagataaacttatttttatgcaaaacagTCTGAAGTCTATGCATATAAGAGATggtcaagaagttcatggaaaattaatattatgaaagaacaacatggatttcaattttttttacaccaaaataagcttgtcttttaattctatcttcccaggaactttctttttcttttcttttctttttttctttctttacttatttgaaagacagagttacacagaaaggtagatatatatacacacatacatatatatgtgtgtgtatgtatatgtatatacatatatacatatgtgtgtatatatatatatatatatagagagagagagagagagagagagagagagagcagtcttccatctgctggttcactccccaaatggccacaatggtcagagctgagctgattcaaagccaggaaccaggagcttcttccgggtctcccatgtgggtgcaggggctcaagcacttagagcatcctctgctgctttcccaggcccattagcagggagctggacagaagtggagcagccgggacttgaaccagtacccataagggatgctagcactgtaggctggggttttaacccactgcaccactgcaacGGCTCccccaggaactttctgaagttccctggTCCATTGGGGCCAACAGGGCTGGTGCAGGTGGCCACTGAGCTGGAGTGACCTGGAAGTGCGCTGTGAAACAGAACATGAAAGGCACGTGCTGGTTTGCTGCCAAACTCTGGGCTGGCCTTGGGCAAGGCCCCAGCTTCCTCGCTGTTCCAGGCCCCAACCTTCTACAAGGGCCTGGAACTCGAACGTCACACAGCCTtgagagggcaggaggaggggagggcggtGGCCTGTGACATTTTACAATGCTTCCCTTGCATCCCATTGGCCAGGGTACCGTCTTACCAATGAGGTCACTGGCCATGCCTCGACCATTCACATCTTGTCAACTACAGCCTGAATTACTCAATTAAGAGGCGAAATCCCTATCTGCttaacaacagcaaaataaataaaaggccacGCACGCACGGCAAAGTCAGTGGGAACCGTCAACGTTCAGCACAAGTGACTGGCCCACCGTCAGAGGGGCAGCAGCTGTGGTCATGACTGAGCACCTTAACttgtgccaggagcttctgtggACATGGCCTAACTGTCACTACACTCGCATCGCCCAGGCGTGTCgtctccattttacaaataaattggTCGAGGGTCAAAGAGAGCAAGCCCCTGGGCCCAAGGCATATTGCCAGTAAGTGGCAGGACGGGGACTTAACTTTCTTTCCATCTGAACCCAAAGTCCCTGATCTTTGCGCATACCCTGTTGTTCCAGGAgacagcagagtggccaggaaaGACTGTGATTCCAAAACCAAAGCATCTTGGTGCAGGGCGtggcttcatccattcatcccACAGTTACTGAGCACCCAACATGTACCAGGGACGTGGTGGGTTACAACACACAGAAGAACACACTTTCCTTGCACTGAGGCTGACTGGGGAGACACCCTAGTACCCGgcacagatgagtggataaacaaagGACTGAGCAAACAGCTGGGGAGGTGAACGCACACACGAACACTTGGTGTTTCAAGCACCATGAGCAGTGAAGCACAGTGCAGAGTGTAAAGGGTCACAGggcgggtgggggctgggggaggggaaggaacacGTCAGCCAAGTGGAACAGCAAGGGGAAAGGCATGACGCATCCATGGCACAGGTTCAGTGTGGCTGCAGCCTGAGTGTacggaggaggagagagaacaaAGGGGCAAGGAACCAGCTGTGACGTTGGGTCCTTTCCTGTATTCTGACCCACTGCACTAACCACTGGCAGTGGAATCACCAAAAGAGGCCCTGAGGGTAAAAGCAGCAGGAAAATTTGCAAGTTCTGGAGAATGCTGTTATAGATTAAAAAAGACGTGGCTCGCCAAACTCATTCCCAAAGTCTTATGTGAGCAGTCAATGGGTTGCTGCTAATGGTTGACGGATAGGGTGGGAGTTGGTCAAATGATGGTGGCCAGGAAGTGGGCTGGTGGGAGGCCCTCAGGGCACTGGACACTTGCTCTTGGAAGGGAGTTCCTGCAAGAGGGTTGGTTATTTAAGTCCAGTTTGGCCTAgctcccctctctgcttcctggctcgccAAGGGATCCTTCCACACGCGCTCTGGCACTGCCTGACGAgtggggccacctgatcttggcCTGAGAAGCTCCAAACTGATGCTGAAACAAACCTTTCCTTCCCAGGCAGCTCCTCTCAGGCACTGCAGTTAAAAGTCACAGAAGCTGActggggcccagcattgtggcacagtgggtaaagctgccacctgcaacaccaacatcccatgtgggtgctgggtcatgtcccagctactccatttctttttttttttttttttaatttttatttttttttatttttgacaggtagagtggatagtgagagagagagacagagagaaaggtcttcctttgccattggttcaccctccaatggccgctgcggtagcgcactacagccagcacaccacaccgatcccaaggcaggagccaggtgcttatcctggtctcccatacgggtgcagggtccaaggacttgggccatcctccactgcactccctggccacagcagagagctggcctggaagaggggcaaccgggacagaatctggtgccctgaccgggactagaacctggtgtgctggcgctgcaaggcagaggattagcctgttgagccacggcgccggccccagctggtccatttctgacccagctccctgttaatggtctgggaaaaacagtagaagatggccaagtgtttgggcccctgctacccacataggaggagacccaaaagaagctcctggctcctggcttcagcctggcttagcactggccaatgcagccatctggggagttaaccaatagatagaagatctctcccactccgtctctccctttctctctataactcttgctttcaaagaaagaaagaaaattaaaaaaaaaaaatctgactaatAAAAACCCCGTGAGTTATTCAGGAGGAGTCCATCCTCAGGGTGCAAGGCTGGCCTAAGAAGTGCTAGAGAGTTTAGAAAAAGCCACCAGAACTGTTACCACATGGAACAAACATATGTTGTGCCACTGGAAAGGgcaaagggagaggagggggcacaGTGACCAAAGGTAGGGGCTTCCCTTACAGAAGGATCTAAGCTCCTGTTCCCCAACTCTACACAGCCAACATCACGTCAATGTCAAAACTGGAGCCTCCCCCAAAAGGGGCAGATGCCCAGACATGCACATGCCCACATCCACGCCCACGGTCCACTGCGAAGAAAGGTACAAGGGCCTGGCCCTTCCTGCTAAAGTCACAGAACTGACCCATCTGCCCATTGCTTACCGCACCGCACAGCAAGATAAAAACACCATCTCTTACCTTCCCCATTAGCTGGACTTGGCTGCTGCCATGGTTTGGTTTGGAGTAGCTGTAGCTGTCGGGAGATGGTCCATCTCAGGGGCATCAAAAAAGTATGCCTGCAGGAGGAGACCCATGAGAGAATAAAAACAAAGGCCAGATGAATGCCCTGGACTCAATGCTGGGCTCACGGCCCCTATCTCCTCCCCATCATATCTGTCAGCACAGCACACTCCAAGCCTCTCTGCTTGCATCTGTCTCCCTCACCCAACTGGATCTTTCTAAACTTTAGCCAGCatctattgagcacctactacacTCATATTCTATGCATCCATGTTCACATCAACCCTGTTCAATAGTTTCTGTTATCCTCATgagacagataaagaaactgaggctcagagggactGGCACTCCATCAGGTGCACCTGGTGTAAGCGGGGAGCCGGTCAGTACTCACAGCGGAGTCCGCCTGACTCCCAAGTGCACGTTCTTGGTCGCCTTAGTCTCTCCCCTGGGGCAAAGGATGCATCCTTCTTTGTCCTTGTGTCACCACATCtcacacagggcctggcacaccaTGTAAACAACAGGTGCTATACTGACCCCCTGCAGGGCGCTAACCCAGGTAGCTGGTTCTCTGCAAAGACCCTGAAGACAGTGCAGGGCACGCATTACCTCCTGGCTCTTCAGTTTTCCACTCACCATACACAATTTAACTGTCAAAAATCTgaaggagggggctggcactgtggcgcagtgggctaattcctccatctgtggtgtcagcatctcatatgggcactggtttgtgtcccagctgctcctcttctgatccagctctctgctatggcctgggaaagcagtagaggatggcccaagtgcttaagcccctgcacccgcatgggagacctggaagaagctcctgagtcctggctttaggtcagcttagctccggccactgtagccatttgggggagtgaaccagcagctggaagccctctctctgtctctccctctctgtgtctgtaactctgtgcctcaaataaaaaggtaaaaatctttgaaaaaaaaaatctgaatgagGGAAGACATTAAGGAAGAGCTTCCCACCTGTCTCACGATCTAAAAATCCTAATGGCAGCCCAGGAAAAATACCAATGCCTCTGGCCTTGAACTGTCCAAAGGACAGACAAACCTGTCTCCTGGTCAAGGACAACTGAACACTCAGGCCTGCCCAAAGTTCCAAAGCCCAGTGGAACACCGCTTTCCACCAGCCCTGCTCAGCATCAgccaggagggggcagcagcGCAACACACCGCAGCTTCCCCAGcatcccggctcccagctcctgggaacTCACCAGCCCCTTCCAACAGAGTCCAGGGCGCCTTTGCTGCAGACTCTCTCTAGTTCACCCTAGTCTCAGAGCAACTCGGTGGCTTTTAAAAGGCGTCCGTCCCTGCCTGCAGCTGTCTTCTGGGGGCAGGGAAAGGATAGTCGCTAACTTCAGGGGAGGACAGAGGCCACACTGCCCGCACTATGCCGGGCTCCGCCTCCACTTCTCTCGCAGGTGCACCCAGGCCCTGGGACACAGGGATAATGCCTTCCTTACAGGCTAGCAGGGGGAACGCTCATCAGGAGGAAGGCGCCAGGGGCACAGGTTCTGCGCTTGCACTACTACTAACTCGTACTGTGACTCTGGACAAATCACCCACTCCTGGAGAGCCTCAGTCTTATCTGGAAAATGTGAAGACTGGAAAAGATGATCTCTAAGGAGCCTTCCCTGGACTAGCATCATCGCTACGGCTCTTCCATTCCACAAATGCTTAATGACAACCACAGTGCGGCTGGCGCAGTGGTgccgtgggtaaagccacctcctgcagtgccggcagcccacatgggcgccggttagtgtcccagctgctcctcttctgatccagctctctgctatggcctgggaaagcagcacaagatggcccaaatgcttgggccattagagacccagaagaagctccaggctcctggcttcgcatcagcccagctcgggccattgcgtccatctggggagtgaaccagcaaatgaaagacctctctctctctctctctctgtttctgcctctctgtaactctgcttctcaaataaataaattaattaaaaaaaaaaaaacaaaacatggcaatcatttggggagtgccaACTGCACTGACCACATACTTGATCACTAATCTACTCAGAAACCCTGTCACAACTGTATCCCATTctaaagatgagaaaactaaggctcaTAGAGATAGACTCTCCGAAGGCTACACAACTCTGCACTTCTGCTGGGACTCCCACCTGGTGGTGCCTGCCTCCACAGTCCATGCTCTTCTCATCCCCGGAGTAGCCTGCCACTTGGCGCCTAGTCCATGCCCAGCCCAGATCTAGGAGCTGTGGGGCCTTGCAATTCAATCAGTGGCCCTccaagggcaggggcagggcagggggcaggggcaggggcaggccccTCCGGCATCAGCAGAGACCACCACCAGCCCAAGCAGCTAAGGACCTGTCCTCCTTAGTTGTCTGCCAAATGCGTCCCAACCCACTCTTGGAGAGCATTTGCATGTGCAGTCATGGACGGGCCCTCCGCGGGCCTGGGGCTGTCACACGCCTCACTGCTCTGAGGCAAGCACACCGATCCGTGctcccctggggacagggaggacgCCACGCTGTCTGCTTCAGCCAGTGCCCCTCAGCTCAAGTGACTCCCCTGCCAATTCCTCTCTGGCCTTCCAATAATAATAATGTCTTCCGCTTGCTGACGTCCTATTTTTCATGTTGCAAACATCACGTAATCCTTACAACAACAGTAACCACCTTACCACGCACGCATGAGCAGCTTGCTTTTCCAAGTAGGGAAATGGGAGTCCGAGAAGGGACTCCCCCAGGCAGGGAGGTGCAGCAGGGATAAGGAGGccatctcaggccggcgccgtggctcaacaggctaatcctccaccttgcggcgccggcacaccgagtactagtcccggttggggcgctggattctgtcctggttgcccctcttctaggccagctctctgctgtggcctgggagtgcagtggaggatggcccaagtccttgggccctgcacccgcaagggagaccaggagaagcacctggctcctgccatcggatcagcgtggtgcgccggccgcggtggccattggagagtgaaccaacggcaaaggaagacctttctctctgctctctctctctcactgtccactctgcctgtcaaaacaaaacaaaacaaaaaaaaggacgCCATCTCCAGGGTGGAGGGCAGGCCCAGGCCACACGTGTGACCCTGGCATGGCTCCCTTCCTCCAGGAGAcaaccaggccctgctccccaagAGGGGCTCCTGCAGGCCACGATCAGCCCTCTGTTGCGAGGTCCAATCAACCCGTGCCTCTGAGACCCCTGCAGGACACTGCATATCCTCTCACTTCCTGCTCTCTGCCAGCTTTCCAACTGGGAACGGAGTGGGTGAGGAGTTCAGGCGAGCGTTTGGAAGCCACCAGCAGAAGCACCAAGGAAAGGGCGCTGCGGTTAAGAGTGGGTGGCCTGAGCGCCAGTCCTCGCCCGAGCTCTGTGCCCTGGGGCCGCTCTTACCGGGACGCCAGGGCAGCAGACTGGCCCTGGCAGCTTCTGATGACACAGGGCCCTTTCAACAACAGGGAAGCACACTCGGCCAGCATCAGCATCCCGCACCGCAGCACGGCCTGTCACCGTCAATGGACCCACAGACACATCCGCGTCACCTGACCTCCATGGTTTGCaccagggttttattttttttggacaggcagagttaacagtagagggagacagagagaaaggtcttcctttttgccgttagttcgccctccaatggctgccgcggtaggcacgctgtagccggcgcaccgcgctgttccgatggcaggagccaggtgcttctcctggtctcccatggggtgcagggcccaaggacttgggccatcctccactgcactccctggccacagcagagagctggcctggaagaggggcaaccgggacaggatcggtgccccgaccgggactagaacttggtgtgccggcgccgcaaggcggaggattagcctactgagccgcggcgccggccctgcaccAGGGTTTACTCTTGGTGTTGTACGTTCTATGATTTGGATAAACTTACAaggatatttcagaaagttcatagaaaaatggaactaagaGATAAGTTtagggctggcactctggtgcagcgggttaggccacagcctgcagcaccagcaccccacacgGGTGCTAATTCAAgccctacctgctccacttccaatccagcaccacactaacgtgcctgggaaagcagtgaaagagggccatgtacgtgggcccctgccaccattccaggctcctggcttcaacctggtccatccctggccatgttgtggtcatttggggaatgaaccagcagatggaagatctctctctccctctctgtcactctgccttccaaataaacatataaatctttttttaaagatgagctTATCTTGGTGCAAGCAATTCCGAAGAGCCTGCTTGGTTTCTCACAGCATGTGCCTGATGCGCGCTCTGAAGACCCCTCACGTGCGCAGGGCTCTCACAGCCACCTTGTGGAATCTCTCACCAAAGTCCACGAAACATGAGTGCTTCTGCAGATGAGGCATCACGGCTCTGGGAATGAAGTCACCTGCCCAGGATCACGAGGCCAAACACCTCCCAGAGCAGGTTTCTCTCTGCTTCATCATTAGTGCTCTTTCCGAAAGcctctgaggggccagcgctgtggcgcagtgggttaagccaccacccgcgacaccggcatcccataacagagcgcaggctcaagtcctggctgctctgtttctgatccagctccctgctaatgcacctgggaaagcagcagaagatggcccaagtgcttgagtcctgcacccatgtgggagacccggatagagttcctggctcccagctcccaaccctgactgttgcagccacttgggggatgaaccaaaggatggaagatttctgtctctgtctctgttgctctttcaaataaataagtatattgaaaaaaaaaaaaaaggagctgaaAGATCCTGCCACAGGTACCagtgaaattcatatttttttatgacaggcagagttagacagtgagagagagacagagagaaaggtcttcctttccattggttcaccccctaaatggccgctgcagccgacttgctgcgctgatctggagccaggtgccccctcctggtctcccatgtgggtgcagggcccaaggacttgggccatcctccactgcactcccgggccacagcagagagctggcctagaagaggagcaaccgggacagaatccggcgccccaaccgggactagaacctggggtgctggcgccgcaggcagaggattagccaagtgagccgcggtgctggccatgcatattttaataatgataatacctggggctggcgttgtggcacagcaggttaaaacccttgtgccggcatcccatatgggcaccagttcgagttccagctgctccacttttgatccagctctctgctatggcctgggaaagcagcggagaatggcccaagtcctagagtccctgcaccaatgtgggagacctggaagaagctcctgggtcttttggatcagctcatctccagccattgtgaccatctgggaagtgaaccagcagatggaagacctctctctctgtctctacctctctctgtaactttgtcttaaaaataaataaatctttaaaaaaaagtttttaggaggatggcccaagtccttgggccctgcaccccatgggagaccaggataagtacctggctcctgccatcggatcagcgtggtgcgccggccgcagcgcgcctaccacggcggccattggagggtgaaccaacggcaaaaggaagacctttctctctgtctctctctctctcactgtccactctgcctgtcaaaaaaaaaaaaaagtttttaaaaaaataatagtaataccCTCCTGCTGTACCGTCCACTCTACCCTGCATCTCTCCATCCCCTATAGAACCAGCAAGGCCAGgcctttcctgctgctttcctctcTTCACTAACTCCTCAGCCAGGTGTACAGACGATGGGGAGAAGTGGAGACCGGAGCCGGGAAGATGCCCGCACAGGTGCCAGAGCGAGCGCATCAGGCACAATGAAGACGCCGTTCCTCAGCGGGCACAGGTGCTGCAGGGGATCGAGGCAGAGCCCACGCAGCCGAAATCAACACCGTTACTCTGCCGTGGGTCAAGCCAACAGTCCTGAAACCCGAGGCCCACGTTAAGAACTGTCAACAGGGCCTGTGTTCTACAACTTGGAACTTCTTACGAGACTTGTTCAGTGATAAAATACGGGGATCTTATTCATGCATTTAATGAGACATAGTCATCCACACAGAAATGTTATAGAAACACTCCCACAACTGCCAGCCTCACTGGAGTCTGGACGCCTGCTGTGTGGACGCTTTCTTACGTGTTCCAAGCCATTTTCCTCTGGGCCAGTTCTTGCATTTTTTTCAATGACTTTAACATCGTTGGAcagttttgttttaaacattgtcatttttttcaaaatctgcaACAGAGCTTGTTAGGGCCACAGACAGCAGTGTCAGTGCTCAATGTATACAGAAGATATAAAACCACATCTCCTTAGGATCTAAAGAAAGGGACCTAACTTATGGGCAAATATCTAATGGGGCAAATGTACGGCTctatgtttgtttaaagatttattttatttatttgaaaggcaggattacagagaagagaaagagagatcttctatctgctgtttcacttcccaaatggccacaacagctggggctgggtcacactgcacccaggagccaggagctttttgcaggtctcccacatgggcgcaggagcccaagcatctgggccatctactgctttcccaggcacattagcagggagctttactggaagtggaacagccagaattcgaactggtgcccatatgggatgccagcactgcaggcagtggcttaaccctccatGCCATGGGGCCAATCCTTATGGTTCTGTTAAGTGCCTTATAGATATGATTGTATTTGCTCCTCAGCACAACCCTACATGGCAGGAAATATTATATCCATGTTACAGATGAAGCACCTAAGTGACTGACAGACTTGGTCTTCTACCTGGGCCCGACTTAAAAGTACATGCCCTCCCTAAAAAGACACCTGTATTCAGGAACTCAAACATTCCACTTTCCTACCCTTGGCTTCATGCTCAAGCTTTCCACCTGTGTAACTTTAGATCTCAACATCACCGGCAGAGGCGGCCCAAGAGGCTCACACCTCCTCTGGCCGGACACTGACCCCATCACAGAAATGAAGTAAAACTAGAGACTGCACCCAAATTCTCCCCATTTTACTGCTTCCCATCTAGGAGAGATCACTGAAAGTGCTATTTGTTTCCCAGAGCCAGCCAGTGTTAAATGACTCGTTCCGCCTAACAGGTTGAGGTCTTTTAGCACGTGCATAGGAAACACATCAATAGGGCCAGGGTTGCCTAAGCAGCAGCTGAGAAGCCAGCATGCCATAGGGTGCCAGTTTGgactcccaactgctccacttccaatgcagctctctgctaatgtgcctgggaaggtagcagaagacggcccaagtgcttgggcccctatacccacacagacctggatgaaactcctggcttctagcttcggcctggcccagccttggccattgcagctatttggggagcagatggaatatctctctcttctctctccctctccctctctgtaactctttcaaatacaaataaataaatctttaaaagaggaaagacaggaagggagggagggaggaaggagaccataccaagcagcccacagacagcAGCATATGGAGCAACACGATTGTCACCACAGTGGCCAAGGCGATGCGCCGGTTATCCTCACGGACAGCTGGCCAGAATGTCATTGCCAGGACAGACCCCGAGATGCCCAgggcaatcaggactagaatccagcgcaCAGCTTTCTGGGGGATAATCCACAGGATCTGAAAGAAGGGAAAAGCAGGAAGGGGGTACTGCTGTGGAGTCATTTCAGAGGGGCCTTTGTGCATCCAGGCACATAGGTGCCTTAAAAGACCCAGAGCCCCCCGACACTGGGCCCCCAGGGCCCTCCGGCTGTGCAGCATAGGCTGCAGGGCAGCACCAGCCACCGAGTGAGCCGAACGCCTCCACTACAGGGGCTCCAGAGTGGGGGATGGCACgcggctgccccgcccccacccacccagaccTGGTACTCACTGCCGTGGGGATGTAGATGAACAGCGAGTACCCGTAGACACACACGATCTCCAGGAACGAGTAGGAAACGATGTTCATGACCTTGCTGTTTCGCCAGAGGAGGAAGCCCCAGAGCGCCAGGGGGACCAGCCAGGCGTAGGAATAGATGACCGTGGCCGCTATGGACACTGAGGACAACAGGACACCCCTCTGAGGCTCTCTCATCAGGGGGCTTGTGATGCCCACCGACCTTGGCTCCTGACGCTTCAGTCCACTTCAGTGCCCTGTGCTCCCCCGGCCCTGGCCCAGAGCACGCGCTCCCTGAGTGCCTGCCGCGTTAGTGGGTCTTCAGCATTCACCTTTGTGGTGGCGACCAGGAGTCTCTCATATGGTTGTCATAGTTCACTTAATGACAGCCAATAATTATCATTATTGTTATGATCTAGAACTTCAATTCAGAGCTGAGAAAACAGGATCAGAAAAGTTGGGTGTCTTGGTCAAGGTCAAGGTTACATAGTCCATAAGTAGGTGGAGGAGGACTGAATCCCAGATGTGATTCACACCTTTATTCATAGCCAGAAgacgtttatttttattttattttatttttttgacaggcagagtggacagtaagagagagacagagagaaaggtcttcctttgccattggttcaccctccaatggccgccgcggtaggcgcgctgtggtcggtgcaccgcgctaatccgatggcaggagccaggtgcttctcctggtctcccatggggtgcagggcccaagcacctgggccatcctccactgcactccctggccacagcagagagctggcctggaagaggggcaaccgggacaggatcggtgccccgaccgggactagaacccggtgtgccggcgccgcaaggcggaggattagcctagtgagccgcggcgccggccaaaagacaTTTATTGACAGGACCAGCAACTGCCCTGCTGGTACGTATATTACATCATTTCCTGCTGCTGGGATAGCCAGCCAAAAGATAGTAAAGGACAGTTAAAGACCCCCTGGGGCTTCCAGATCATTAGGCAGGGCAGGTCACTCCTGTGCATCTGACAAGGAGATTAACACACACCATTCACAGCGCTAGTCATCTATCTTCCTTCACTTGACCGCGGAGCTACTTGAAGGAAGGTCCTGAGAGCTCACAGATAACACGTATTGAGTTAAACTCAAACCAAGGTTATCTGATGAACAGAGCTGGGCTTGAGTCTGACTCCATGATGGAGATGGGAAGGGAAAATGGACATGCaagatagagggggagagaggaaagaaggacgcacaggttctctctctctatctcatacatacacacacacatatttgtgtgtgtgtgtgtgtgtgtgtatatatatatatatatcaatagcTAATACG containing:
- the YIPF1 gene encoding protein YIPF1 isoform X4; protein product: MTCSLKLLAAQKKSSPFWTFEYYQTFFDVDTYQVFDRIKGSLLPIPGKNFVRLYIRSNPDLYGPFWICATLVFAIAISGNLSNFLIHLGEKTYHYVPEFRKVSIAATVIYSYAWLVPLALWGFLLWRNSKVMNIVSYSFLEIVCVYGYSLFIYIPTAILWIIPQKAVRWILVLIALGISGSVLAMTFWPAVREDNRRIALATVVTIVLLHMLLSVGCLAYFFDAPEMDHLPTATATPNQTMAAAKSS
- the YIPF1 gene encoding protein YIPF1 isoform X3, with amino-acid sequence MTSYWETMTQTKLRHISRDLDWKWSSWDWNRFSFGMLLLAAQKKSSPFWTFEYYQTFFDVDTYQVFDRIKGSLLPIPGKNFVRLYIRSNPDLYGPFWICATLVFAIAISGNLSNFLIHLGEKTYHYVPEFRKVSIAATVIYSYAWLVPLALWGFLLWRNSKVMNIVSYSFLEIVCVYGYSLFIYIPTAILWIIPQKAVRWILVLIALGISGSVLAMTFWPAVREDNRRIALATVVTIVLLHMLLSVGCLAYFFDAPEMDHLPTATATPNQTMAAAKSS
- the YIPF1 gene encoding protein YIPF1 isoform X2; this translates as MAAVDDLQFEEFGDAATALAANPDGSAISIEDAGETPKHQPGPPRGAGREEDDELLGNDDSDKTEVFDRIKGSLLPIPGKNFVRLYIRSNPDLYGPFWICATLVFAIAISGNLSNFLIHLGEKTYHYVPEFRKVSIAATVIYSYAWLVPLALWGFLLWRNSKVMNIVSYSFLEIVCVYGYSLFIYIPTAILWIIPQKAVRWILVLIALGISGSVLAMTFWPAVREDNRRIALATVVTIVLLHMLLSVGCLAYFFDAPEMDHLPTATATPNQTMAAAKSS